Proteins encoded in a region of the Gallalistipes aquisgranensis genome:
- a CDS encoding right-handed parallel beta-helix repeat-containing protein, giving the protein MKPNVSNLLKHLAFGSLMSLALCACSDDPENEGGGPGTAGDENALYVAPNGKDVYPGTLEKPMSIHAAASKVRPGQTIYVRGGTYTLLAPVELTRFASVTSPVRLWAYEGEKPVFDCSQQPSNVSRNGFIISGEYWHIKGLEVTNAYYSGFSVGEGSHNTFEQCVAHHNGGTGFHIGFDHNQIFNENGEKAAYNTFLNCDSYNNFDWYATNEQGLPAAGTNTDGFEVKSNAGKGNRFIGCRAWSNSDDNWDFFECGYGIELIDCWCWNAGVMDDHKQTYKEKTGGELTEEVWDGNGNGFKIGGGCGYIGGRDCQLISRGTHVVRGCIAFNNNVKGFDQNDHEYGAYVENCLGFGNQINFKFYAANREETKFVFHNNISFGGEKADGFDNITYEHAGNLWDQPGLTDQPEDEFVSLDPKDAAAERGADGSLPARFGRLKAGSVFVDKGVPTASINLAREGIVLDPIAYQGQNPDLGAFELQ; this is encoded by the coding sequence ATGAAACCGAATGTATCGAACCTGCTCAAACATCTGGCTTTCGGCTCGCTGATGTCGCTGGCGCTGTGCGCCTGCTCCGACGATCCGGAGAACGAAGGCGGCGGTCCCGGCACCGCAGGAGACGAGAACGCGCTCTACGTGGCACCCAACGGAAAAGACGTCTACCCCGGCACCCTCGAAAAACCCATGTCCATCCACGCCGCGGCGAGCAAAGTACGCCCCGGCCAGACGATCTACGTCCGGGGCGGCACCTACACGCTCCTGGCTCCCGTGGAACTGACCCGCTTCGCCTCGGTCACCTCTCCCGTAAGGCTCTGGGCCTACGAAGGCGAAAAGCCCGTGTTCGACTGTTCGCAGCAACCCTCCAACGTCAGCCGCAACGGATTCATCATCAGCGGGGAATACTGGCACATCAAGGGACTCGAAGTCACGAACGCCTACTACTCCGGCTTCAGCGTCGGAGAGGGTTCCCACAACACCTTCGAACAGTGCGTGGCCCATCACAACGGAGGAACCGGCTTCCACATCGGATTCGACCACAACCAGATCTTCAACGAAAACGGCGAGAAGGCCGCCTACAACACCTTCCTCAACTGCGATTCGTACAACAATTTCGACTGGTACGCCACCAACGAGCAGGGACTGCCCGCGGCGGGTACCAACACCGACGGTTTCGAAGTCAAGTCCAATGCCGGAAAGGGCAACCGCTTCATCGGCTGCCGGGCCTGGAGCAATTCGGACGACAACTGGGACTTCTTCGAATGCGGGTACGGCATCGAACTGATCGACTGCTGGTGCTGGAACGCCGGCGTCATGGACGACCATAAGCAGACCTACAAAGAGAAGACCGGCGGCGAGCTGACCGAAGAGGTCTGGGACGGCAACGGGAACGGATTCAAGATCGGCGGCGGATGCGGCTACATCGGCGGACGCGACTGCCAGCTGATTTCGCGCGGGACCCACGTGGTGCGCGGCTGTATCGCCTTCAACAACAACGTGAAGGGATTCGACCAGAACGACCACGAATACGGAGCCTACGTCGAGAACTGCCTCGGTTTCGGCAACCAGATCAACTTCAAGTTCTACGCCGCCAACCGGGAGGAGACGAAATTCGTCTTCCACAACAACATCTCCTTCGGCGGCGAAAAGGCGGACGGCTTCGACAACATCACCTACGAGCATGCCGGCAACCTGTGGGACCAGCCCGGACTGACGGACCAACCGGAGGATGAATTCGTGTCGCTCGACCCGAAGGATGCCGCGGCCGAACGCGGTGCCGACGGTTCGCTTCCCGCCCGTTTCGGACGGCTGAAAGCCGGAAGCGTATTCGTCGACAAGGGTGTACCCACGGCCTCGATCAACCTCGCGCGTGAGGGAATCGTCCTTGACCCGATCGCCTATCAGGGTCAGAACCCCGATCTGGGCGCCTTCGAACTGCAATAA
- a CDS encoding glycoside hydrolase family 88/105 protein, giving the protein MKKTAFTVLGSAIVLAAAAQPYPREERFTLNNRKQMTDASVSLFNVHSEYDFPYRVPTREDIGEKLVRILRFLEKSTAKGIVDAQTGKPVTDMTRIPQRFAFEHTDFRPYTYEWGVTYSGMLRAAEVTGEAGFRRYVTERMRLLSDVLPTVARRLEADPGYNSPLSRVAAPHNLDQCGSLTAAMLRTARLGESGIALTPFIENSVRFITSRQHRLDDGTLARKEPYESTLWLDDLYMSVPALAEMYKTSGDEKYLDDAVRQIFGFSERMFVPETGLYMHSWVDKMEYHPRLYWGRANGWATLSLCDLLDVMPADHPQREKVLGLFRAHCIGLLARQSGGGMWYQLLDRPDSYPESSGTAIFVYGLAHGINKGWLDAKAFGPAALLGWNALSEQINNMGQIENVCVGTGVSYEPAYYYNRLVHPYTAHGYGPVLLAGSEMIRLLDTFPTSQQTAIYFFDKK; this is encoded by the coding sequence ATGAAAAAGACCGCTTTCACCGTGCTCGGATCGGCGATCGTCCTTGCGGCCGCCGCCCAGCCCTATCCCCGGGAGGAACGCTTCACCCTCAACAACCGCAAGCAGATGACCGACGCCAGCGTATCGCTGTTCAACGTCCACTCGGAATACGACTTTCCCTACCGGGTTCCGACCCGGGAGGACATCGGCGAAAAACTCGTCCGCATCCTGCGTTTCCTCGAAAAATCGACGGCAAAGGGGATCGTCGATGCGCAGACCGGAAAGCCCGTGACCGACATGACCCGCATCCCGCAACGTTTCGCCTTCGAGCACACCGACTTCAGACCCTATACCTACGAATGGGGCGTCACCTATTCCGGCATGCTCCGGGCGGCCGAAGTCACCGGAGAAGCCGGCTTCCGCCGCTACGTCACCGAGCGCATGAGGCTCCTGTCGGACGTGCTCCCCACGGTGGCACGGCGGCTCGAAGCCGATCCCGGCTACAACTCCCCCCTCAGCCGGGTGGCCGCTCCGCACAACCTCGACCAGTGCGGTTCGCTCACAGCCGCCATGCTCCGCACCGCCCGGCTCGGCGAAAGCGGGATCGCGCTGACACCCTTCATCGAGAACTCCGTCCGGTTCATCACCTCCCGGCAGCACCGTCTCGACGACGGCACCCTGGCCCGCAAGGAGCCCTACGAAAGTACGCTCTGGCTCGATGACCTCTACATGAGCGTTCCGGCGCTGGCCGAAATGTACAAAACGTCCGGAGACGAAAAATACCTGGACGACGCCGTCCGGCAGATATTCGGTTTCTCCGAACGGATGTTCGTACCGGAGACGGGACTGTACATGCACTCGTGGGTCGACAAGATGGAGTACCATCCCCGCCTCTACTGGGGACGGGCCAACGGATGGGCCACCCTCTCCCTGTGCGACCTGCTGGACGTGATGCCGGCGGACCACCCGCAGCGGGAGAAGGTCCTCGGACTGTTCCGGGCGCACTGCATCGGCCTGCTGGCCCGCCAGTCGGGCGGCGGCATGTGGTACCAGCTGCTCGACCGGCCGGACTCCTACCCGGAATCGTCCGGCACGGCCATCTTCGTCTACGGGCTGGCGCACGGCATCAACAAGGGGTGGCTCGACGCGAAGGCCTTCGGCCCGGCTGCCCTGCTCGGCTGGAACGCCCTTTCGGAACAGATCAACAACATGGGACAGATCGAAAACGTCTGCGTGGGCACGGGCGTCAGCTACGAACCGGCCTACTACTACAACCGGCTCGTGCACCCCTACACGGCTCACGGCTACGGTCCCGTCCTTCTGGCCGGAAGCGAAATGATCCGCCTGCTGGACACCTTCCCCACTTCGCAACAAACCGCCATCTATTTCTTTGACAAAAAATAA
- a CDS encoding right-handed parallel beta-helix repeat-containing protein, which produces MMKLFFYMTVCLLSAAVPGAQARGVLVASPDGKAGNEGTEKSPLSVYEAVKRAVPGTVIRLRGGRYMLDRSVRMEQSGTAGKPIRIEAWPGEHPVWDGTGAPDDSLRHSPCARLSGDWWQISDLEMCNASGGGIFITGSHIRFERCSAHHNGSTGFNVGFDHGTLDNEEGEKGAYIVFIDCDAYMNYDWWTSYRGRFSPGTHADGFGCKLRSGKGIKFHGCRAWSNSDDNWDLFECGAGVEIVNCWNWRAGVWTDFVEMHRRRTGRELTEQTFAGDGNGFKMGGNHVWTGQPEKCDNKSRGLHVLRGSISFGNRMKGIDQNNHQDGIVVENCLCFDNGDNIRFWKEPNAGKTNVFRNNVAFGKGGFRPKTEIELVSEGNSWDLGIEPSREDFVSLDERDASAPRGKDGSLPSRFGRLRPESRLIDRGVRTFPIRSAADATDLPAIPYKGKAPDLGAYELK; this is translated from the coding sequence ATGATGAAACTTTTCTTCTATATGACAGTATGCCTGCTTTCGGCAGCCGTACCCGGGGCACAGGCCCGGGGAGTGCTGGTCGCCTCCCCGGACGGGAAGGCCGGCAACGAAGGCACGGAAAAATCCCCCCTGTCGGTGTACGAAGCGGTGAAAAGGGCCGTGCCCGGCACCGTGATCCGGCTGCGGGGAGGCCGGTACATGCTCGACCGCTCCGTACGGATGGAGCAGTCGGGTACGGCCGGAAAGCCGATCCGCATCGAAGCCTGGCCGGGAGAGCACCCTGTCTGGGACGGGACCGGAGCTCCCGACGACTCGCTCCGCCACTCGCCCTGCGCCCGGCTCTCGGGCGACTGGTGGCAGATCAGCGATCTGGAGATGTGCAACGCCTCGGGAGGGGGGATCTTCATCACGGGTTCCCACATCCGGTTCGAACGGTGCTCGGCCCACCACAACGGGAGCACCGGGTTCAACGTGGGTTTCGACCACGGTACCCTGGACAACGAGGAGGGTGAAAAGGGAGCCTACATCGTCTTCATCGACTGCGACGCCTACATGAACTACGACTGGTGGACGAGCTACCGGGGACGGTTCAGTCCGGGCACCCACGCCGACGGCTTCGGCTGCAAACTGCGGTCGGGTAAAGGGATCAAGTTCCACGGCTGCCGGGCCTGGAGCAATTCGGACGACAACTGGGACCTGTTCGAATGCGGGGCCGGAGTCGAGATCGTGAACTGCTGGAACTGGCGGGCCGGCGTCTGGACGGACTTCGTGGAGATGCACCGCCGCCGGACGGGCCGGGAACTGACCGAACAGACTTTCGCCGGAGACGGAAACGGCTTCAAGATGGGCGGCAACCACGTCTGGACGGGCCAGCCCGAAAAGTGCGACAACAAATCCCGGGGCCTGCACGTGCTGCGCGGCAGCATCTCCTTCGGCAACCGCATGAAGGGAATCGACCAGAACAACCACCAGGACGGCATCGTCGTCGAGAATTGCCTGTGTTTCGACAACGGCGACAATATCCGTTTCTGGAAAGAACCCAACGCAGGAAAGACCAACGTGTTCCGCAACAACGTAGCCTTCGGCAAGGGAGGATTCCGGCCGAAAACGGAGATCGAACTCGTCTCGGAAGGCAACAGCTGGGACCTCGGCATAGAACCCTCCCGGGAGGATTTCGTCTCGCTGGACGAACGGGATGCGTCGGCCCCGCGCGGAAAGGACGGTTCGCTGCCCTCCCGGTTCGGACGGCTCCGGCCGGAGAGCCGGCTGATCGACCGGGGCGTACGGACCTTCCCGATACGGTCGGCGGCGGACGCGACGGACCTGCCGGCTATCCCGTACAAAGGCAAAGCCCCCGATCTGGGTGCCTACGAACTGAAATAG
- a CDS encoding class I SAM-dependent methyltransferase: MTDMDQASKRIEDFDFSLIADFFRRLDRQGPGSDEATRRALMLTGELPAGARIADIGCGTGAQTLVLARETFGRIAAVDLLPEMLDGLRRRMDRAGFGSRVEAVRASMDDLPFSAGEFDLIWAEGSVYNIGYRRGLEYWRRFLKPGGCVALTEVSWLSSRRPAEIEAYWRRNYAETDTVAAKIAQMEQAGFRAEAHFVLPDECWTEHYYEPMAAALDSFEKEYAALPAAREFVVRQREEIALYREYGYCYGYVFYIGRKM, from the coding sequence ATGACGGATATGGATCAGGCTTCGAAACGGATAGAAGATTTCGATTTTTCTTTGATCGCCGATTTTTTTCGGCGGCTCGACCGGCAGGGACCCGGTTCCGACGAGGCTACCCGCCGGGCGTTGATGCTGACGGGAGAACTTCCTGCCGGTGCCCGTATTGCGGACATCGGCTGTGGAACGGGGGCCCAGACGCTGGTGCTTGCCCGGGAAACTTTCGGACGGATCGCTGCCGTCGATCTGTTGCCCGAGATGCTCGACGGACTTCGGCGACGGATGGACCGTGCGGGATTCGGTTCCAGGGTGGAGGCCGTGCGGGCGTCGATGGACGATTTGCCTTTTTCCGCCGGGGAGTTCGACCTGATCTGGGCCGAGGGCTCGGTCTATAATATCGGTTATCGCCGGGGGCTGGAGTATTGGAGGCGTTTTCTGAAGCCGGGCGGTTGTGTCGCTCTGACCGAGGTCTCCTGGCTCTCCTCCCGCCGGCCTGCGGAAATAGAGGCGTATTGGCGGCGCAATTATGCCGAAACGGATACCGTTGCCGCCAAGATCGCTCAGATGGAGCAGGCCGGATTCCGTGCCGAGGCTCATTTCGTGTTGCCGGACGAATGTTGGACGGAGCATTATTATGAACCGATGGCCGCGGCGCTCGATTCATTCGAAAAGGAGTATGCTGCGCTTCCTGCCGCCCGGGAATTCGTGGTGAGGCAGCGCGAGGAGATTGCGCTCTACCGTGAGTACGGCTACTGTTACGGCTATGTCTTTTATATCGGCCGTAAAATGTAG
- a CDS encoding glycoside hydrolase family 3 N-terminal domain-containing protein, translating into MIETKTNQGAGCVPPSPAIVPDAEIEARVHEWLDRMTLAEKVGQMTQLSIDLLGKGPDMYSSYLPFEFDEEMLRKVICDYKVGSILNTPSVTAVPVRKWNEIVTRIQELSMEAIGIPTVYGIDAMHGETYTAESSLFPQAVAMAATFDRRLVRRGAEHAAYEVRASNIPWTFAPVLDLGREPRWSRMWETLGEDCFLASELGRELVLGFQGDDPNHIDSRHVAACLKHYMGYSVPDSGKDRTPASISPLELREKHFAPYVAAIRAGALSVMVNSASVNGIPLHAHYELLTEWLKEGLSWDGVVVTDWNDVNNLWQREKIAHDRKEAIEMAINAGIDMMMVPYETEYCTLLLELAEEGRVPMERIDDAVARVLRMKLRLGLFEKPDTLLEEYPEYDGSAIHDAIREAACECMTLLKNRDGILPLNKDARVLVTGPNADSMRPLCGGWSYSWQGEKADEFLPGGVTILKAMQARGGARVTYAAGVEYDMSGRYDEELPPRIEEAVAATADVDCIVLCLGENSYCETPGNLDDLALSAGQRELARAMVATGKPVVLVLGEGRPRLISEIEPGMSAVLQSYLPGNEGGNAVAAVLYGEVNPGGKLPYTYPRYSAALTTYDHKHSESVGQMEGVYDYDAQVSVQWPFGYGLSYTTFEYSDLKLETPEFGPDDRIGIGVTVTNTGGRKGKESVLLFINDDVAGVIPDARRLRDFTRVELEPGESREVRFEIPASRLAFVGRDGKWVLEKGTFTVQVGPLSGKIVCGEGRKYGFNIL; encoded by the coding sequence ATGATTGAAACTAAGACGAACCAAGGGGCCGGTTGTGTCCCTCCCTCTCCGGCTATCGTTCCCGATGCAGAGATCGAAGCCCGTGTGCACGAATGGCTGGACCGGATGACGCTGGCCGAAAAGGTCGGCCAGATGACGCAGTTGAGTATAGACTTGCTGGGAAAGGGGCCCGATATGTATTCGAGTTACCTTCCTTTCGAATTCGACGAGGAGATGCTCCGCAAGGTGATCTGCGACTACAAGGTCGGGTCGATCCTGAACACCCCGTCGGTGACGGCCGTTCCGGTCCGGAAATGGAATGAAATCGTCACCCGGATTCAGGAACTTTCGATGGAGGCGATCGGTATTCCCACCGTTTACGGGATCGACGCCATGCACGGGGAGACCTATACGGCCGAATCGTCCCTCTTTCCGCAGGCCGTGGCCATGGCGGCCACTTTCGACCGCCGGCTGGTACGTCGCGGAGCCGAACATGCGGCCTACGAGGTGCGGGCCAGCAACATCCCCTGGACGTTCGCCCCGGTGCTCGACCTGGGACGTGAACCCCGCTGGTCACGTATGTGGGAGACACTGGGCGAAGACTGTTTCCTCGCTTCCGAGCTGGGACGCGAACTGGTGCTCGGATTCCAGGGCGACGATCCGAACCATATCGACTCCCGGCACGTGGCTGCCTGCCTGAAGCATTACATGGGATACAGCGTGCCCGATTCGGGCAAGGATCGTACGCCGGCCTCGATCAGCCCGTTGGAGCTGAGGGAGAAGCATTTCGCGCCCTACGTGGCGGCCATCCGGGCCGGGGCGCTCTCCGTGATGGTCAATTCGGCCAGCGTGAACGGTATACCCCTGCATGCCCACTACGAACTGCTGACGGAGTGGCTCAAGGAGGGGCTCTCCTGGGACGGAGTGGTGGTGACCGACTGGAACGACGTCAACAATCTCTGGCAGCGGGAGAAGATCGCGCACGACCGCAAGGAGGCGATCGAAATGGCGATCAATGCCGGTATCGACATGATGATGGTCCCTTACGAGACGGAGTACTGCACGTTGCTTTTGGAACTGGCCGAGGAGGGGCGCGTGCCGATGGAGCGGATCGACGATGCCGTTGCCCGCGTACTGCGCATGAAGTTGCGGCTGGGCCTGTTCGAAAAGCCGGATACGCTGCTGGAGGAGTATCCCGAATACGACGGAAGTGCCATTCACGACGCGATCCGGGAGGCGGCCTGCGAGTGCATGACCCTGCTCAAAAACCGGGACGGAATCCTTCCGTTGAACAAGGATGCCCGGGTTCTGGTCACGGGGCCCAATGCCGATTCGATGCGTCCGCTCTGCGGCGGGTGGAGCTACTCCTGGCAGGGCGAGAAGGCGGACGAATTCCTTCCCGGGGGCGTGACCATTCTCAAGGCGATGCAGGCGCGCGGCGGCGCGCGGGTGACATACGCGGCCGGTGTCGAGTACGACATGTCCGGCCGGTACGACGAGGAACTGCCGCCCCGGATCGAGGAGGCGGTGGCTGCTACGGCCGACGTCGACTGTATCGTGCTCTGTCTGGGCGAGAACTCCTACTGCGAGACGCCCGGCAACCTGGACGATCTGGCTCTCTCGGCCGGACAGCGGGAGCTGGCCCGTGCCATGGTCGCTACCGGAAAACCGGTCGTGCTGGTGCTGGGCGAAGGCCGTCCCCGTCTGATCTCGGAGATAGAACCCGGCATGAGCGCCGTCCTGCAGAGCTATCTGCCCGGCAACGAGGGAGGGAATGCCGTCGCCGCCGTCCTGTACGGCGAGGTGAATCCCGGCGGCAAGCTGCCCTACACCTATCCGCGGTACAGTGCAGCCCTCACTACGTATGACCACAAACACTCCGAGAGCGTCGGCCAGATGGAGGGCGTCTATGATTACGATGCCCAGGTGTCCGTGCAGTGGCCGTTCGGTTATGGGTTGAGCTACACCACATTCGAGTATTCCGACCTGAAACTGGAGACCCCGGAGTTCGGTCCGGACGACCGGATCGGGATCGGGGTGACCGTGACCAATACGGGCGGGAGAAAGGGCAAGGAGAGCGTGCTGCTCTTCATCAACGACGACGTGGCCGGCGTGATTCCCGATGCAAGGCGTCTGCGCGACTTTACCCGTGTGGAGTTGGAACCGGGCGAAAGCCGTGAGGTGCGTTTCGAAATCCCCGCCTCACGGCTGGCTTTCGTGGGCCGCGACGGAAAGTGGGTGCTCGAAAAGGGTACGTTCACCGTACAGGTGGGACCGCTTTCCGGAAAGATCGTCTGCGGCGAGGGCCGCAAATACGGATTCAACATTTTGTAA
- a CDS encoding right-handed parallel beta-helix repeat-containing protein — MNPVFSRIPLRLSALLLTLTLAACAGTSPRNEAIYAAPDGKASNTGRAESPLDIHTAVERAEPGRTILMKGGIYRLDRPVELKRSGTDSLPIRLWACPGERPVFDCLDQPYNTSRDGMIVSGDHWHVLGLEIRNAYHTGFFIGEGSHNLFERCTAHHNGGTGFRMGFSHNEPYNEDGEKAAYNTFLNCDAYNNFDWYARRDGKLTAGTNTDGFACQCNTGKGNRFVGCRAWSNSDDGWDLFECGYGIVLENCWVWNTGILEDHRAMYAEKTGEELTEDKWDGNGNGFKMGGGCGYIGGRECTQISRGTHVLRGCIAFRNASAGFDQNDHVFGSRIEHCIGFDNGINFNYYKANRDSTSFVFYNNVSWGGSRPDRFDRITYVHAGNSWDLPGPAAGTASQFVRTDTEAALAPRGRNGSLPDGFCRPKPDSYFTDRGAITGPVRIERDGIEMDERPFSGHRPDPGVYELK, encoded by the coding sequence ATGAACCCTGTTTTTTCACGCATTCCGCTCCGGCTGTCCGCCCTCCTGCTGACGCTGACTCTGGCGGCCTGCGCGGGAACTTCGCCCCGAAACGAAGCGATATATGCGGCTCCCGACGGAAAGGCGTCCAACACGGGCCGGGCGGAGAGTCCGCTGGACATTCACACCGCCGTGGAACGGGCGGAACCGGGTCGGACGATCCTGATGAAAGGAGGCATCTACCGGCTCGACCGACCGGTGGAGCTGAAACGGTCGGGCACCGACTCGCTGCCGATCCGGCTGTGGGCCTGTCCGGGCGAACGCCCCGTATTCGACTGTCTCGACCAGCCGTACAACACCTCGCGCGACGGAATGATCGTCTCGGGCGACCACTGGCACGTTCTCGGGCTCGAGATACGGAACGCCTATCACACCGGATTTTTCATCGGCGAGGGGTCCCACAACCTTTTCGAACGCTGCACGGCCCACCACAACGGAGGTACGGGCTTCCGCATGGGCTTCTCCCACAACGAACCCTACAACGAGGACGGGGAGAAGGCGGCCTACAACACCTTCCTCAACTGTGACGCGTACAACAATTTCGACTGGTACGCCCGCCGGGACGGGAAACTCACGGCCGGTACCAATACGGACGGATTCGCCTGCCAGTGCAACACGGGCAAGGGCAACCGGTTCGTCGGCTGCCGGGCCTGGAGCAACTCGGACGACGGCTGGGACCTGTTCGAATGCGGCTACGGCATCGTGCTGGAGAACTGCTGGGTATGGAATACGGGAATTCTGGAGGACCACAGGGCCATGTACGCGGAGAAAACCGGCGAGGAGCTGACCGAAGACAAATGGGACGGAAACGGAAACGGCTTCAAGATGGGCGGCGGATGCGGCTACATCGGCGGTCGGGAGTGTACGCAAATCTCACGCGGCACCCATGTGCTGCGGGGATGCATCGCATTCCGCAACGCTTCCGCAGGATTCGACCAGAACGACCACGTCTTCGGTTCCCGGATCGAACACTGCATCGGCTTCGACAACGGAATCAACTTCAACTACTACAAGGCCAACAGGGACAGCACGTCGTTCGTTTTCTACAACAACGTCTCCTGGGGAGGAAGCCGGCCCGACCGGTTCGACCGCATCACCTACGTTCACGCGGGCAACTCGTGGGACCTGCCGGGCCCGGCAGCCGGGACGGCCTCGCAGTTCGTCCGCACGGACACCGAAGCGGCACTCGCTCCCAGGGGGAGGAACGGCTCGCTTCCCGACGGATTCTGCCGTCCGAAACCGGACAGCTATTTCACCGACCGGGGTGCAATCACCGGCCCCGTCCGGATCGAACGGGACGGCATCGAAATGGATGAAAGGCCCTTCTCGGGACACCGTCCCGATCCGGGCGTCTACGAATTAAAATAA
- a CDS encoding glycoside hydrolase family 97 protein encodes MHLHIRLHLLLLLCGTAAVAAPREKSFTLSSPDGKISAAILCGDNLRYCVTADGDTILRPEQLSLALDDGTVWGRMPRVTKAIRSSSDKIIPSPFYKRAEVRDRFNQLSLSFAGGYALDLRAYDDGVAYRWRKLSGKPARVTDEKASFRFPDDTEAFVPYVRNRSGKPMTFTQQFANSFENVYTHDRISKLDPARLIFLPIVAELPSGHRICITEADLESYPGMYLNNPDGGNTLRGVFAPYPKTTEIGGHNGLQHMVTAAEDYIARTDGARTFPWRAVIVARHDAELLDSDMTYKLASPSRIDDTSWIRPGKVAWEWWNDWGVYGVDFKSGINTETYKHYIDFAAEHGIEYVILDEGWSVHGKCDLLQVVPEIDLPRIVEYGRSKNVGIILWAGYAALDKDVEGLCEHYARMGIKGFKVDFMNRDDQPLVDFVYRIAEAAARHRLLLDLHGMYKPTGLNRTYPNIVNFEGVHGLETVKWTPIDVADQVVYDVTVPFIRMVAGPMDYTQGAMLNGTRETFRVRNSLPMSPGTRCRQLAEYVIFESPLNMMCDSPNNYRKEPECTRFIASVPTVWSQTLPLDGKIGQFAAIARRKGDSWWIGALTDWNPRTVDIDLSPLNLAPGQYRITIFRDGPNADRYPNDFSVDSLPLPKNNILNLQLAPGGGAAIRIDPLTK; translated from the coding sequence ATGCACCTCCACATCCGCCTCCACCTCCTGTTGCTGCTCTGCGGAACGGCCGCGGTCGCTGCTCCGAGGGAGAAATCCTTCACGCTGTCTTCCCCCGACGGAAAAATATCGGCCGCGATCCTCTGCGGCGACAACCTCCGTTACTGCGTCACGGCCGACGGGGACACCATCCTCCGGCCCGAACAGCTGTCGCTCGCACTGGACGACGGCACGGTCTGGGGCCGAATGCCCCGCGTCACGAAGGCCATACGATCCTCCTCGGACAAGATCATCCCCAGTCCCTTCTACAAGCGGGCGGAGGTCCGGGACCGGTTCAACCAGCTCTCCCTATCCTTCGCCGGAGGATACGCCCTCGATCTGAGGGCCTACGACGACGGAGTGGCATACCGCTGGAGAAAACTTTCCGGGAAACCCGCCCGCGTGACCGACGAAAAGGCCTCCTTCCGGTTTCCGGACGACACCGAAGCCTTCGTCCCCTACGTCCGCAACCGATCCGGGAAGCCCATGACCTTCACCCAGCAGTTCGCTAACTCCTTCGAGAACGTCTACACGCACGACAGGATATCCAAGCTCGATCCCGCGCGGCTGATCTTCCTGCCTATTGTCGCCGAGCTCCCCTCCGGACACCGGATATGTATCACGGAGGCTGACCTGGAGAGCTATCCCGGCATGTACCTCAACAATCCGGACGGGGGGAACACGCTCCGGGGCGTCTTCGCACCCTATCCCAAGACCACGGAGATCGGGGGACACAACGGCCTCCAGCACATGGTCACCGCAGCCGAAGACTACATCGCCCGCACCGATGGCGCGCGCACCTTCCCCTGGAGGGCGGTCATCGTCGCCCGGCACGACGCCGAGCTCCTCGACAGCGACATGACATACAAGCTCGCCTCACCCTCACGCATAGACGACACCTCCTGGATCAGGCCCGGCAAAGTAGCCTGGGAGTGGTGGAACGACTGGGGCGTCTACGGCGTCGATTTCAAGAGCGGCATCAACACCGAAACCTACAAACACTACATCGACTTCGCGGCCGAACACGGCATCGAATACGTCATCCTCGACGAGGGATGGTCCGTCCACGGGAAATGCGACCTGCTACAGGTCGTGCCCGAGATCGACCTTCCCCGAATCGTCGAATACGGCCGCTCCAAAAACGTGGGAATCATCCTCTGGGCCGGATACGCCGCCCTCGACAAGGACGTCGAGGGGCTCTGCGAGCACTATGCCCGCATGGGAATCAAAGGATTCAAGGTCGACTTCATGAACCGGGACGACCAGCCGCTGGTCGACTTCGTCTACCGGATCGCCGAAGCCGCAGCGCGGCACAGGCTCCTGCTCGACCTGCACGGAATGTACAAACCCACCGGACTGAACCGGACCTATCCGAACATCGTCAACTTCGAGGGGGTACACGGACTGGAAACCGTCAAATGGACCCCTATCGACGTGGCGGACCAGGTCGTCTACGACGTGACCGTCCCCTTCATCCGTATGGTCGCAGGGCCCATGGACTACACCCAGGGGGCCATGCTCAACGGCACCCGGGAGACCTTCCGCGTGCGGAACAGCCTCCCCATGAGCCCCGGCACACGATGCCGCCAGCTGGCCGAGTACGTCATCTTCGAATCCCCCCTGAACATGATGTGCGACAGCCCGAACAACTACCGGAAGGAACCCGAGTGTACACGATTCATCGCCTCGGTCCCCACCGTATGGTCCCAGACCCTACCCCTCGACGGAAAGATCGGCCAGTTCGCCGCCATCGCCCGCCGAAAAGGCGACTCCTGGTGGATCGGAGCGCTCACCGACTGGAACCCGAGGACGGTCGACATCGACCTGTCTCCCCTGAACCTGGCCCCGGGACAGTACCGGATCACGATATTCCGGGACGGACCGAATGCAGACCGGTACCCTAACGACTTCTCCGTCGATTCACTTCCCCTACCCAAAAACAACATTTTAAATCTGCAACTCGCCCCGGGCGGAGGGGCTGCGATCCGGATCGACCCGTTGACAAAATAG